A section of the Pseudovibrio sp. M1P-2-3 genome encodes:
- a CDS encoding adenylosuccinate synthase, translating into MANVVVVGSQWGDEGKGKIVDWLSEQADVIVRFQGGHNAGHTLVIDGESYKLSLLPSGVVRGKLSVIGNGVVVDPHHLVSEIEKLKKQGVNITPEVLRIADNATLILSLHRELDALRENASSKETRIGTTKRGIGPAYEDKVGRRAIRVMDLANLETLPAKIERLLTHHNALLKGLGEPEVSADALFEELSGVADKILPYMDMSWRLLDKARREGKRLLFEGAQGALLDNDHGTYPFVTSSNTVAGQAATGCGLGPGSVDYVLGITKAYTTRVGEGPFPTEQLNEVGQFLGTRGHEFGTVTGRSRRCGWFDAVIVRQTVCTSGISGIALTKLDVLDGLDEIKICVGYELDGERIDYLPASQGAQARVVPIYETLPGWKESTEGARSWAELPAQAVKYVRHVEELIGAPVALLSTSPEREDTILVQNPFQD; encoded by the coding sequence ATGGCCAACGTTGTCGTAGTTGGATCGCAATGGGGTGATGAAGGCAAGGGTAAAATTGTTGATTGGCTCTCTGAGCAGGCGGATGTGATCGTTCGCTTTCAAGGTGGTCATAATGCAGGCCATACCCTTGTGATTGACGGCGAGAGCTACAAGCTGTCCCTTCTGCCATCGGGTGTTGTTCGCGGAAAGCTATCCGTTATTGGCAATGGTGTGGTGGTTGACCCTCATCATCTGGTTTCCGAAATCGAGAAGCTGAAAAAGCAAGGCGTAAACATTACTCCAGAAGTTTTGCGAATCGCTGACAACGCAACGCTTATTCTGTCATTGCACCGCGAGCTGGATGCCCTTCGCGAGAACGCAAGCTCCAAAGAAACGCGCATTGGTACAACCAAGCGTGGTATTGGACCTGCCTATGAAGATAAAGTAGGCCGCCGCGCTATTCGCGTTATGGATCTGGCCAATTTGGAAACCCTTCCAGCCAAGATCGAGCGTCTCTTGACACATCACAATGCCCTACTGAAGGGTTTGGGTGAGCCGGAAGTTTCCGCGGACGCACTTTTTGAAGAACTCTCCGGAGTTGCCGATAAAATTCTGCCATATATGGATATGTCCTGGCGCTTGCTGGATAAGGCACGCCGTGAAGGCAAACGCCTGCTGTTCGAAGGTGCGCAAGGCGCGCTTCTGGACAACGACCATGGAACCTATCCCTTTGTAACTTCGTCTAATACCGTTGCTGGACAAGCTGCAACAGGTTGTGGACTTGGCCCTGGCTCTGTTGATTATGTTCTGGGAATCACCAAAGCTTACACAACCCGTGTAGGTGAGGGACCTTTCCCGACTGAACAGCTCAATGAAGTGGGTCAGTTCCTTGGTACACGCGGACATGAGTTTGGAACCGTTACAGGACGTAGCCGCCGGTGTGGCTGGTTTGATGCTGTAATCGTACGCCAGACGGTTTGTACTAGTGGTATCAGCGGGATTGCGTTGACAAAACTTGACGTTTTAGATGGTCTGGACGAAATTAAGATCTGTGTCGGGTATGAACTGGATGGAGAGCGGATAGACTACCTACCCGCATCACAAGGGGCACAGGCAAGGGTTGTACCGATCTATGAAACCTTGCCGGGCTGGAAAGAGTCCACTGAAGGGGCACGTAGTTGGGCTGAACTTCCGGCACAAGCTGTTAAATACGTGCGCCATGTGGAAGAGTTGATTGGTGCACCAGTGGCGCTGCTTTCAACAAGCCCTGAGCGAGAAGATACAATTCTGGTTCAAAACCCGTTCCAGGACTAA
- the serA gene encoding phosphoglycerate dehydrogenase gives MAPKVLISDKLSPAAVQIFKDRGCDVDFLPDVGKDKEKLAEIIGNYDGLAIRSATKVTEKIIAAATNLKVVGRAGIGVDNVDIPTATARGIIVMNTPFGNAITTAEHAIAMMFAVARQIPAADTSTQAGKWEKSRFMGKEITSKTLGLIGCGNIGSIVAERALGLKMKVVAFDPFLSEERAQDLGVEKVELDELFRRADFITLHTPLTDKTRNIIDADAIASMKDGVYIVNCARGGLVNEAALAEALKSGKVAGAAVDVYEVEPAKENALFGIPNLVCTPHLGASTTEAQENVALQVAEQMADYLINGAVSNALNMPSITAEEAPKLTPFVKLAELLGSFAGQATETGLKEIRLEYEGEVAEMNVKALTASAVTGVLRPQLQTVNMVSAPSVAKERGIVIEDVRREQQGVYENYIRLTVKTERQERSVAGTVFADGKPRLIQIKGINMEAELGENMLYVTNEDKPGFIGQLGSILGDAGVNIATFNLGRKVAGHEAICLAEIDGELPEETLNRIEAIDQVKQVKQLRF, from the coding sequence ATGGCTCCTAAAGTACTTATTTCAGACAAGCTTTCTCCTGCTGCCGTTCAGATTTTCAAAGATCGCGGCTGTGATGTGGATTTCCTTCCAGATGTAGGCAAGGACAAGGAAAAACTTGCAGAAATCATCGGTAATTACGATGGTTTGGCTATCCGCTCTGCTACCAAAGTGACAGAGAAGATCATTGCTGCGGCAACCAACTTGAAAGTGGTTGGCCGCGCAGGTATCGGTGTGGACAATGTGGACATTCCAACAGCCACAGCCCGCGGTATCATTGTGATGAACACCCCGTTCGGCAACGCGATCACAACGGCTGAGCATGCAATTGCAATGATGTTTGCAGTGGCGCGCCAGATCCCTGCTGCCGACACATCCACTCAGGCAGGCAAGTGGGAAAAGTCCCGCTTCATGGGTAAGGAAATCACCTCCAAGACATTGGGTCTTATTGGTTGTGGTAACATCGGTTCTATAGTGGCCGAGCGTGCTCTTGGCTTGAAAATGAAAGTGGTTGCGTTTGATCCATTCCTCTCTGAGGAACGGGCTCAGGATCTGGGCGTAGAGAAAGTTGAGCTGGACGAGCTGTTTAGGCGCGCCGACTTTATTACCCTGCACACTCCGCTCACTGACAAGACGCGCAATATCATTGATGCCGATGCCATCGCCTCCATGAAAGACGGTGTTTATATCGTCAACTGTGCCCGTGGTGGTCTGGTTAATGAGGCAGCTCTTGCTGAGGCGTTGAAGTCGGGCAAAGTTGCCGGTGCTGCGGTTGATGTTTACGAAGTCGAGCCTGCAAAAGAAAATGCTTTGTTTGGTATTCCAAACCTTGTGTGTACGCCGCACCTTGGCGCTTCTACAACAGAAGCTCAGGAGAACGTGGCTCTGCAAGTTGCCGAGCAAATGGCGGACTACCTCATAAATGGCGCGGTTTCCAACGCGCTCAACATGCCATCCATTACAGCCGAGGAAGCTCCAAAGCTGACACCGTTTGTGAAACTGGCTGAGCTGCTTGGATCGTTTGCCGGTCAGGCAACGGAAACCGGCCTTAAAGAAATTCGCCTTGAGTATGAAGGTGAAGTGGCTGAAATGAATGTGAAAGCACTTACCGCGTCAGCCGTGACAGGTGTGCTGCGCCCGCAGCTGCAAACCGTTAATATGGTTTCTGCACCGTCCGTTGCCAAAGAGCGCGGCATTGTGATTGAAGATGTACGCCGCGAGCAGCAGGGTGTTTACGAGAACTACATCCGCCTGACTGTGAAAACAGAGCGTCAGGAACGCTCCGTTGCCGGAACCGTGTTTGCTGATGGCAAGCCACGCCTTATCCAGATCAAGGGCATCAACATGGAAGCCGAACTTGGCGAGAACATGCTGTATGTAACCAACGAAGATAAGCCGGGCTTCATTGGTCAGCTTGGCTCAATTTTGGGGGATGCTGGCGTAAACATCGCGACCTTCAACCTTGGCCGTAAAGTTGCAGGCCATGAGGCAATCTGTCTGGCTGAGATCGATGGCGAACTTCCAGAGGAAACTTTGAACCGGATTGAAGCAATTGATCAGGTGAAGCAGGTGAAGCAACTTCGCTTCTAA
- a CDS encoding phosphoserine transaminase, which translates to MANTEAPAIKPANPNFSSGPCAKRPGWTPAVLNDAPLGRSHRAKIGKAKLLEAIELTRAVLKVPNDYKIGIVPASDTGAVEMALWSLLGERPVDMLAWESFGSGWVTDVVKQLKIDGVRRIEAGYGELPDLTQVNFDNDVVFTWNGTTSGVRVPNGDWIAEDRKGLTICDATSAAFAQNLDFAKLDVTTFSWQKVLGGEAAHGVLILSPRAVERLENYTPAWPLPKIFRMTKGGKLIEGIFTGATINTPSMLCVEDYLDTLKWGQSVGGLEGLIGRADANAKTLGDWVEKTDWVDFLAVDPATRSNTSVCLKIVDEQVAALDEKAQAAFAKALVSALDANDVAYDIGAYRDAPSGLRIWAGATIETANVEALLPWLNWAFASEKAKLEAS; encoded by the coding sequence ATGGCTAATACTGAGGCACCGGCAATCAAGCCGGCGAACCCTAATTTTTCTTCGGGCCCATGCGCGAAGCGTCCGGGCTGGACACCAGCTGTATTGAATGACGCTCCTCTGGGTCGTTCCCACCGTGCAAAAATCGGCAAGGCTAAGCTGCTGGAAGCTATTGAGTTGACGCGCGCCGTCCTCAAAGTGCCGAACGATTATAAAATCGGTATTGTTCCTGCGTCCGACACAGGTGCTGTTGAAATGGCGCTGTGGTCTCTACTGGGTGAGCGTCCGGTAGACATGCTCGCTTGGGAAAGCTTTGGGTCAGGTTGGGTCACTGATGTGGTCAAGCAACTCAAAATTGATGGCGTGCGGCGCATTGAAGCCGGTTACGGTGAACTTCCTGACCTTACCCAAGTGAATTTCGACAATGACGTAGTGTTCACATGGAATGGAACCACTTCTGGTGTACGCGTTCCAAACGGGGACTGGATTGCGGAAGACCGCAAGGGTTTGACGATCTGTGATGCCACGTCTGCGGCGTTTGCACAGAACCTCGATTTTGCGAAACTGGATGTTACGACTTTCTCTTGGCAGAAAGTTCTGGGCGGTGAAGCTGCTCATGGTGTTTTGATCCTGTCTCCACGTGCTGTTGAGAGACTGGAAAATTACACACCCGCATGGCCTTTGCCGAAGATTTTCCGCATGACAAAAGGCGGGAAGCTGATTGAGGGCATCTTTACGGGTGCTACAATCAACACACCAAGTATGCTGTGCGTTGAGGACTACCTTGATACCTTGAAATGGGGTCAAAGCGTTGGCGGCCTTGAGGGCTTGATTGGCCGTGCCGATGCCAATGCGAAAACCCTTGGCGACTGGGTTGAGAAAACGGACTGGGTTGACTTCCTAGCTGTTGACCCTGCAACACGCTCCAACACTTCTGTTTGTTTGAAGATTGTTGACGAGCAGGTTGCTGCGTTGGATGAGAAAGCTCAGGCAGCTTTTGCCAAGGCACTCGTGAGCGCTCTTGATGCAAACGATGTTGCCTATGATATTGGCGCTTATCGTGATGCACCCTCTGGCCTGCGCATTTGGGCAGGAGCAACCATCGAGACTGCAAATGTGGAAGCACTTTTGCCGTGGCTCAACTGGGCTTTTGCCAGTGAAAAAGCGAAGCTAGAGGCCTCCTGA